The sequence below is a genomic window from Coffea arabica cultivar ET-39 chromosome 8e, Coffea Arabica ET-39 HiFi, whole genome shotgun sequence.
CCAGAAGCCTATGAGCCTGCAAAAACAATTTTTCAACAATCATTTCCCAACAACCCTtagaattagttcaaaataaTTCATCACTCCAATAGCTCCTAAACTTACTGTTTGTTCCTCCTTTTCACACTACACATCCTATTTCTCCAAGCCTGTGCTCTCCAACAGGGGTAGGATTTTTTGGTATGTCCCGGAGCATGACAAAAGCAACAGCAGGCAGTCCTACCCACTTTCTAAGAGCTTGCTTCTGGAGCAGTagcttgcacttcaatttcctCAGCCATTCTAGTAATATGGTCATGTACATCTTTTCCAATAGTCATACCAAGTAGCAAGTATAAGAATAACTAGTCAAGATGTgaaataatagaaaaaaaataagatataaatatGAACAAACTTCATACATGAATTGGAAGTTTCCATTGTCTTATTTTGTGAGGGCCTACTGGTGTCTCTAAGCTCATAATTAGctacaattaaaaaaatattagttGTCCCCAAGAGCAATATAAGGACAATTAATGAATAACAGTCATACCAGTAGCTTTGTTAGCATTGTCTTGAGTTTTTTGGTCTGCTAATGGACAAGTTCTGACGTTGTGACCAAGAATCTTGCATTTTTTGCACCTATTGATGTTAAAAGCTGGTCCTCTACCCTTACATTTTGCATTTTCAGCTCCAATGATCTTAGGGCATTTTCTCTTGGTGTGTCCTTTTTGCTTGCAGTTGGTGCAAGTCATTTGCATATTTCCCTTCCTAGACAATCGTATACATCCCTTTGAATCAGTCCTTGGCTCATCCAGCTCTCTCCTCCGTGCTTTCTTAGGCCTACCAGGAAGTTTGAGCTTCTTTGGTGCACTCAAGGGGGTTTTGTTAGGTTTCTTCCAATTGTTAGGTCCATTGATTGGACCAATAGCTTGCTCATAAGCCATCAGATATACATCTCTTATGTAACATGGATGCACAAATTTTTTTGGCTTGTTTTTAGTCAAAAGAATGCAACATGAAGCATGTGAACATGGTATGCCTGTAAGTTCCCATCTCCTACAAGTGCATGTTTGTCTTTTTAAATCTACAACAAAGGTGCCTCCATGCATGTGTGTGACCTCAAATTTATCATCATCAAACCATCTTGCAATATTTGCTCTTGCatcatcttttcctttttcaagttttttttttataatttttggacagatttcatcattatttttcctcatcCATTCCCTCTTTGTCCTTAATCTTTCCATAAGGTATATCCTCTAATGTTTTCAAGCATATAGATAATGGCTTTTCTCTAGCATCCAAGATGACTGTATTGAAACTTTCACATAAGTTATTAAGCAGAATGTCACATTTCGATGAGGACCCAAAATGTGACCTTGACCAGTGGCGTGGGGATGTATTATCAAGCAACCATTTGTGAGCTTTTTCATCATACTTTCTCAATGCCTCCATTTCACTCTCAAATTTATTCATATATGCAGATCCAACACAAGCCCAAAACATGCCCTTTAATGTCTCACCTGGATGCAGTTTCTTGAAGTTATTATGGAGGTGCCTAACACACTCTACCCCTGGCAAAATTTCTTGGATTGTTGAACCCAATCCCTATCACACAACATAAATACAATTATTGAAACATCTGTGATTTCtaatgaaaattaaagaaagacaTATGATGTACCTTTTGCTGATCACTGATAAATGTCCAATTTTTTTGTTCATGGATGCTGAGATTGTATTTCAAAAAGTCAATAAACCACTTCCACGAGCTCTTGTTCTCCACCTCAACAACTGCATAGGCAACGGGATAGATACAGTCATTTGTATCAATCCCTACAACTATCAGAAGTACTCCAGGATGTAGTTCTCTTAGATGGCAACCATCAACACCAAGTATTGGTTTACACCCAGTCTTGAAACCTTTTTTCAAGGCTGCAAAGCAAATATAAAGCCTTTGGAATCTTTTATCCCACTTATCTCGTCAACCTCTGCTTCCATATGAACTGTAGAACCTGGATTTGATCTCAATAGTTCATCACAATAGTCCCATTGTATATTGCTGCTTGTAGTTGCCTTGAATCAAAATCTTGGCTTTCCTAAATGTCTTGTATGCTTGCTCCTTAGTAATATGCACATTTAACTCCTGATGAACCTTTTCCTTAAATGCAGACCATGTAACCTTCCTATTTAATCTCAAAAACTCCATATAATATCTAACTAAGAATCCTAAGTTGGCATACTTGTGATAAAGTGTCCGACCACATGCATGTTCTGGGTCTATGGTTCTGATTACAAAAGCTTCACAATCTGGATCCTTAGCTACATAAGTGAACCATGCACACTTTTCATGTTTGCAACTTGCCTTGATTCTATTCTTGTCATTCTTGGCCCACTTATGCTCCTTGCCCCACTTAACAGAATAATGTTCCATTGCCATCTTGAATAGTTTCTTGGTATCAAAAAGTAGACCCACAAAAAAACTTTGGATCCTTCATGTCCCTTTCTAGCCTAAATCTTACATACTGTGGTTTCTTTACTAAAGTATCTTCATCCAAGGAATAAGAGTTGCCATTGAACTCCTCTGTGCTCATGGAATCTGACTCTTTATTAATAGGTATTTGTTCTTCAGTATTAATGTGGAAATCAACATAAGCACTATCTTGAATACCAACTTTTTCACTTGCCCCTTTGCCTTCAATACTAGCTGCATTCTTATCCTTCACATCAGTTGCATTTTTGCCCTTCACATCAGATGCCATTTTACGCTTCTCATCAGCTGCACTTTTACTTTGTAGATTGCTAATTTGCTGCTCTAGTGCCCTGTCAACAATAGAAATACAGTTCTTGTATATTGCATCATCATCATTCTTGTTAAAGTCATAGTCGCTTTCATGAAAACTTTCACAATCCTCAGTTGTGTCTAACCGTGCATCCTTCTTACCCTTCCCTTGTTCATCTTCATCAAACGCAGCAGCTTTTCGCAAAACATTTTCCATTTCTCTCATATCTTCTTTTTCAATTGCATGAACTGGCACTTTTACATTCCCACATAAGAAGTCTTTGAATGTGATATCCACATACAACAAATCATCATTTCCTTTTGCAGATTCATTTCAACTGCCATTAACAAATCTAATATGGAAGTCATGAACCACATATACTTCTGCATACCCATTTTGCTTCCCTATACAAGCCATATCTATGGCATGATCCTCAATGTCTATTTGCCTAAGTCTTAACTTGCCATCTCCAATTGGAATTCTGTacatgtattttggatgtttatggcactcaagcaattcacagaATGACATCATAGCAGCTATATTCACTCTCATGGCTAGAACCCCCTCAAAAATCTCCATACTGCCCCCCAAATATTTTTCTTCTAGTTCTTTGATATATGCCCCACCATAGTAAATATGTAGATTGAATGCATCCAAGTCCTCGCCTTTTATTTTTCCATAAAATAACATCAGTCACAATTTAATTTATGCAACACATGGAATCTGAATTTTCATTGCCTTTTCAGAAACATGAACATAACAAACCCAATTTATTTTAGATCCAGGGACCTCATGAACCCCTTAAAAAAACAAACAACCAGAATAGTTGTCCAATGTTCCTTGCCCCCGCAAAAAATTTGACTCCATCCTATTGCTTCATTATAATATGACTACTTAGAAGTAAGACATTTTCACAAACTCTCTACTAACTTAATTATGTTTAAACTATTGAttcatacaaaaaaattttcatatttaagTGATTTCACTTACCACAACCGCTAGATGccccttcttcaacattgttttGCCTGTGCATTTTTCGGCCTATTTCTTCCATCATTTCAGTCTCGACACCATCTACTACTTTGTTCTTCATCTCGTTACAATCATTTGTCCAAAATCTGATGCTTTTAAAAACACTTGCTTTTTCTTCTACAGGTTTGATTTTTTTCCCTTATTTTGTCTGAAGGATTTTGGTGTGTAATTTATTGGATTATCCAATTTAATTACCGACCAGTTAGTGATGTTCCAAAAATACCCCTCTTTTGTCGGTCAGTTAGGGATCAAGTTTGATTTGCTTAGTGGCACCGCCGCAGTGCTCCTTAATTGGAAGTGAAAAATAAGTTAAGGTACTAAATTggacaaaattaaaaaatggggACCAAATCGACACTAGTAAAAAAGGTTATGGACTAAAttgatgattttcctttttcctataGCTCTATTGTAGGTTATCCTCTTTTCATATAATcctaaagaaaattttttaaacatgTATGGACTTCCTTTAAATAAAAACCTTTAATTATGCATGGAGTCATGATAGTACATCCTCATTTTTTTCTAAAGTAAATGCATCACAGTATTTAATTTAAATGCAAAGGAATATCTTCCTTCGATCATATATGAGTAAAATTGCAGTTTTGGTCCCCATTTTATAAGTTCGGCCATTGTGAATGTGGTCTTCAATGTTTCTCACTTTGTCTGAATTTGGGACAAATaagaaaagggataatttcaaaaacctcttcTGAGGTTTGCAATAATATCATTTGGCACTCCTGAACTTTGAAAAATTACTTgcctccttttttctttttagtaatATTATCAACCCATTTCAAAgtatattattaaaaaattcattagagGATAGAGAATACATTTTCATTTCACTATTGCCCTTTTCTTGTAAACCAATTTAGTTTCATAACAAATCTAATTAATCtcttaacttttgaaaactcggctgatataattttttaaattaggaATTACAAGATGTTAACAAGGTTGAAAGACCTATTaataattttggtgttattagTCTGCACAAGAAATATAGTATAAATTTTGAGATTCTAAATGATTTAGAAAATCCGTAAAGTTATCTAAGAATTttacaatgaagaaaataacatTAACTCTTTAAAAGCACCTCAAATAATATTCTAATATATAGTaaagaatttatattttttaagttttcaAGCCATTGATCTAGACAAAcaatagaaaattcaaaaaacttGTACGAAATTCATAATTCCTTAAATTCATACACAAGTTccttttgaattaaaaaataatttttgaaattgaCAAAACTCCAATGAGTTTGTAAACATActcattttattctttttttccagTGTTCAAGCCATCAATCTaaacaacaaattttaaaaattttaaaaattgtcaaaatttggaaaaaggaaTAATACGTATTGACCAAAAACACTTCAAAAAAAGGAATAATCTTTTTTTGGCTTGAAAACACTTTGAATATATGTTCTTAAAACCAATTTTGTTAT
It includes:
- the LOC113703286 gene encoding uncharacterized protein → MREMENVLRKAAAFDEDEQGKGKKDARLDTTEDCESFHESDYDFNKNDDDAIYKNCISIVDRALEQQISNLQSKSAADEKRKMASDVKGKNATDVKDKNAASIEGKGASEKVGIQDSAYVDFHINTEEQIPINKESDSMSTEEFNGNSYSLDEDTLVKKPQYVRFRLERDMKDPKFFCGSTF